From the genome of Candidatus Defluviilinea proxima:
ACGTATAACCCAGTCTGGTATCGTGTGTGGGGTGGGTACATCCATCGTGCCCGTCTGCAAAAAGTCAAAGTTCTGTGGAATGAAACTCTTCCTTATCTTGAAGGTAATACGCCCCGACTTGTAGAAGTGACTGTCCCGTTTACACAACCCTGGCGTTCTACCAAAACTTATGGCTGGCAACAACTGGGCTTTCGTCTGTACTATAGTTCTGTCCATTGGGTGGATGCCGTTGAGAAAGGCCCGACGGGCGAAATCTGGTATCGGGTTTATGATGATCTGACAGGTTTCCCGTATCATATCAATCCGCTTCATGTGAAGCCCATTCCTTTGGCAGAATTGGCACCGATCACCCCTGAGGTCGAAGTCCAAAATAAGCGTGTTGAAGTGGACCTGACCACTCAGAAGCTTACAGCTTTTGAGTACGATAAATCTGTTTTTCAAGTGACTATTTCCTCGGGTATCCCGAACGGTCCGCGTGGCTCGAATGGTATTTCCACTAAAACGCCACAAGGACAATTCCGCATTCAAGAGAAAATGCCCGCCAAGCACATGGGGAATGGGAATCTTTTTGCCGATGCAGACGATTATGAGTTGCCTGGTGTCCCATGGACATGTTTCTTTACGGAACAAGGCCATGCCTTCCACGGAACCTATTGGCACGAGAATTTTGGTGTGCCTATGAGTCACGGTTGTATCAACATGCGAAACGAAGATGCCAAATGGCTCTTTCGTTGGGCTTTGCCTCCTCACCAAATCGGCCGGTCTACTAATCGCGGATATGGCACACCTGTGCTGATCCACTACTAAATATATATGCCATCCATACATTGGACAGGGAAGCATCTTGCGTCAC
Proteins encoded in this window:
- a CDS encoding L,D-transpeptidase family protein, translating into MMSKISRRDFLKLGGLSLGSFAFTPSLTNSLGFDDSNLVRVATNQVSVHSQPDDESRITSTWYRDELLHVYEEVTVEKPTYNPVWYRVWGGYIHRARLQKVKVLWNETLPYLEGNTPRLVEVTVPFTQPWRSTKTYGWQQLGFRLYYSSVHWVDAVEKGPTGEIWYRVYDDLTGFPYHINPLHVKPIPLAELAPITPEVEVQNKRVEVDLTTQKLTAFEYDKSVFQVTISSGIPNGPRGSNGISTKTPQGQFRIQEKMPAKHMGNGNLFADADDYELPGVPWTCFFTEQGHAFHGTYWHENFGVPMSHGCINMRNEDAKWLFRWALPPHQIGRSTNRGYGTPVLIHY